A stretch of Aedes aegypti strain LVP_AGWG chromosome 2, AaegL5.0 Primary Assembly, whole genome shotgun sequence DNA encodes these proteins:
- the LOC5572819 gene encoding zinc finger protein 853, with product MSPSAELDGMCRLCLKNADPLEDIFENNEESSLVLRIMACVSLEVHKMDNLPKKICAPCRYQLEKTYIFRSKCRENDSKLRRHVKLRLAGKASKVFEDLDDGDEEFSSSLQFINSFDQANERKRKEELDLTIKAHDEKLQLEWEGQRKSICIEAIRQYELQRRRNMVDTEVETCSLSTTNEILSIVRDDEIDNELIQVESTKAENEYSDNDSEESSQNQVLEDIEYETIEEDLNEQLNETMSDSNTNLKQNIEARHEQEMISYLDQEVLMEVDELDDNVSTVTILNENNQSNYTRRESMLIHPSPSEPDGYVITEMDPDYVLDEELSQEERKLYDVTDDSDEDIEAVTNAVKAELAEQPGFNVGENCIMKVEKDRDLTKVEVRAEDGSIICMEFSTEPMKKPSESLATLRAKVAGAFKCPHCIALCKTPKLLQEHVHTTHPEHNKGHVCDVCAKWCPTKSGLERHYRIHTGEKPFVCGECGRGFVQKEILKRHMLVHTNEKPFVCKLCPNRYNQKDQLKHHVNVAHTENPTITIHKCSLCQKEFKYASGLSRHLSTHYGRTYACECGKEFTDKSAMKRHQRDVHGEGKKDKQPATVSVV from the exons ATGAGTCCATCAGCGGAGCTGGACGGCATGTGCCGGCTTTGCCTGAAAAATGCCGACCCCCTGGAGGACATTTTCGAAAACAATGAAGAAAGTTCCCTGGTTCTGCGGATTATGGCTTGCGTTTCTCTGGAG GTGCACAAAATGGACAATTTGCCGAAAAAAATATGCGCACCATGTCGGTACCAGTTGGaaaaaacgtacatttttagGAGTAAATGCAGGGAGAATGACTCCAAGTTGAGGCGCCACGTAAAACTGCGGTTGGCCGGAAAAGCCAGTAAGGTTTTCGAAGACTTGGATGACGGTGATGAGGAATTTTCTTCGAGCTTACAGTTCATAAATTCATTTGACCAGGCTAATGAGAGGAAACGAAAGGAAGAATTGGATTTGACTATTAAAGCCCACGATGAAAAGCTTCAATTAGAGTGGGAAggtcaaagaaaatcaatttgtattgaagcTATTCGACAATATGAATTGCAAAGGCGTCGTAATATGGTGGACACTGAAGTAGAAACCTGTAGTTTAAGCACGACGAATGAAATTTTATCCATTGTACGAGATGATGAGATTGATAACGAACTCATCCAGGTGGAATCGACTAAAGCGGAAAATGAATATTCAGATAATGATTCTGAGGAAAGCAGTCAAAACCAAGTTTTGGAAGATATTGAATATGAAACGATTGAAGAAGATCTAAACGAACAACTAAATGAAACAATGTCTGACTCGAATACTAACttgaaacaaaatattgaaGCTAGGCATGAACAAGAAATGATTAGTTATTTAGATCAAGAAGTTTTGAtggaagtggatgaacttgacGATAATGTGAGTACTGTGACTATTCTGAACGAGAACAATCAGTCAAACTATACCAGAAGAGAATCGATGTTAATTCATCCAAGTCCTTCTGAGCCAGATGGTTACGTTATCACCGAAATGGATCCGGATTACGTCCTAGATGAAGAGTTGAGCCAAGAGGAACGTAAACTCTACGATGTAACGGATGATTCCGACGAAGACATTGAGGCTGTAACCAATGCAGTGAAGGCAGAACTAGCAGAACAACCAGGATTCAATGTCGGAGAAAATTGTATCATGAAGGTGGAAAAAGATCGCGATCTAACCAAGGTGGAAGTTCGCGCAGAAGATGGGTCAATCATCTGTATGGAATTCAGTACGGAACCAATGAAGAAGCCGTCGGAGTCGTTGGCTACCTTGCGGGCCAAAGTTGCCGGCGCATTCAAATGTCCGCACTGCATCGCACTTTGCAAAACTCCAAAACTGCTGCAGGAGCATGTTCATACAACGCACCCCGAGCATAACAAAGGACACGTTTGCGATGTTTGTGCTAAGTGGTGTCCCACAAAAAGTGGACTCGAGCGACATTACAGGATTCACACCG GAGAAAAGCCATTTGTTTGCGGAGAATGTGGTAGGGGCTTCGTTCAAAAAGAAATCCTCAAAAGACACATGCTGGTCCATACCAAT GAAAAACCATTCGTCTGTAAGCTTTGTCCGAACCGCTATAACCAGAAAGACCAACTGAAGCACCACGTGAACGTTGCTCACACGGAGAATCCAACGATCACTATCCACAAGTGCAGTTTGTGCCAGAAGGAATTCAAATATGCTTCCGGGCTGAGTAGACATCTGTCCACGCACTACGGTCGTACTTATGCTTGCGAATGCGGGAAGGAATTTACCGATAAAAGCGCAATGAAGCGACACCAGAGGGACGTCCATGGCGAAGGTAAAAAGGACAAGCAACCGGCAACAGTCTCTGTAGTTTAA